Below is a genomic region from Persicimonas caeni.
AGATCGGCTCGTCGTAGTCGTACAGGTCGATGAAATCGACGTACTCGGGCATGAACTTCTCGACGTAGTTGCGCACGCGCTCGTACGCCTCCTTGTCGTCGACCACCAGCCGCTCGAGGTTGGGCGTGAACAGGTCACGCGCCACGCGCAGCAGAAGGTCGGGCTCTTCGTACAGCAGGTACGGAGCCTTCACCCGGCTGCACTTCTCGAGGATTTCTTCCCACTGCTTGGTGAGCACGTCGATCTCGCGACGAATCATCTCCTCGGAAGCGTTCTCGCTGACGGTGCGCACGATAAAGCCGGTGCCCGGCTGGCGCTGCTCCTCGACGATCTTGCGCAAGCGCTTGCGCTTTTTGTCGCTCGAGATGCGCCGCGAGATGCCGATATGCGACACGGTGGGCATGAAGACCAAAAAGCGGCCCGGGATCGAGATATGGCTGGTCAGCCGCGCGCCCTTGGTGCCGATAGGCTCCTTGGAGACCTGGACCATGATCTCTTCGCCCTCGTTGAGGACGTCTTGGATATTGACGCGCTTTTTGTTCTGGCTGCGCGACGGCGGCGGCCAGAGCTCGGCGTCCTCGTCGACAAAGGCGGCCAGATCTTCTTCGAAATCGTAAAAATCGCTGACGTGCAAAAAGCCGGCTTTCTGCTGGGCGACGTCGATGAACGAGGCCTGCATGCCCGGCAGGACGCGCACGACCTTGCCTTTGTAGATATTGCCGACGACATCGCGATCGCGCTTTCGCTCGATGTAGAACTCGCTGATGATGCCGTCTTCGACCAGGGCTACACGTGTCTCTGCACTCGTGGAGTTAACTACCAGAAGGTCGGACATAAAAACCTATTTTTTGGTACTCGGAAAATGTGTTGAACCACCCGGCTGAGGCCGAAAGCTTGGGAGGCAGACCTTCAAGGTCTGGTCCAGCGCTGGACGCGCTGCCTCCAAAACAAGGAGCCACAGCGAAGGTAGCAAGATAGCTGTCTTGGCCGCGAAATCTCGCGATTAGAGCTGCCCTCGACCCGCCGGCTTTTTTGGTGGCCGCGAGTGCTGGGCGCTCTGTAATAAAGCGTGCGCGAGCGAATTCATTTCGCGTTGGCCGCCCCCCTCCGATTCTGGCACGGAAGGAGCGCGACCGGTCGCATTTTTATAGCATACGATGTGGCGATCAACTAGGAATGAGTAACAACGATGCGACAGCGCCGCCACTCGAAGATCATGACATCGATGTCATGATCGGAGCGGTGTTTCACAGAAATTGAAACATCTCTTGGGACCCGATCGCCCCGCCACGCCTCTCACGCGCCGATCCTCACTCTTGGCACGGCACGTGCAAGGTTCTGTCGGGCACGGGAGGCCAACACGTTCCCCCAACGATCCAGAGCACTCCCGACACGGACAATTGATCCGCACGAAAGCGCCGGCCTGCGGGCCGGCGTTTTCTGTTTTTGGAATGTCTTTGTTGTGCGCCGGGTTCTCCCTATTGACAACGCCGAAATTGTCGCTACCCTCGTACCTGCTAGGCGACGTCTCGGTGTTCAATTCCTCCAGTTCGGGGAATTGTGCGTGAGTCTCAGCAGTACTTTCCGGTACGCCGAGTCGCATATACCAGCCAGTTTGTTTCCTCTGATAATATCGGTGTGCGCGACCCACGTTGGCTTCGGCTCTGCGTAGGGCCTCGGTCAGCGCCGCACGGCACCCCAAATTTTTTAATCTTGTCAAACCCACCTCGCCCGATCGTCGCTCGCTGCCGAACGTTCCCGTTCGTGTGTGCGTCTGTGACCTCGCGCGAAGGACGCAATACCTACCTACCTTGTTGAAAGGTCCCTTCGAGGAGTCTTCATGAACCTGAAAGAACTCAAAGAAAAGAAAATTGGTGAGCTCACCAAGATGGCCAAAGAGGCCAAAATCGACGGCGCGTCGAACATGCGCAAGCAGGAGCTGATCTTCGCTCTGCTGCAGGCGCAAACCGAAAAGGACGGCCAGATCTACGGGGAAGGCGTCCTGGAAATCCTGCCCGACGGTTTCGGTTTCCTGCGCGCTCCCGATTACAACTACCTGCCCGGGCCGGATGACATTTATGTCTCGCCCAGCCAGATCCGTCGCTTCAACCTGCGCACCGGCGACACCGTCAGCGGCCAAATTCGCCCGCCGAAGGACAACGAGCGCTACTTCGCGCTGCTCAAAGTCGAGGCCGTCAACTACGACGACCCCGAAGATTCGCGCGACAAGATCCTGTTCGACAACCTCACTCCGCTGTACCCGCAAGAGCGCATCGAGCTGGAGTGCGAGCCGGACAACTACAGCCTGCGCATCCTCGATCTGCTCACGCCGATCGGTAAGGGCCAGCGCGCGCTGATCGTGGCGCCGCCGCGTACCGGTAAGACCGTCCTGCTGCAGGACATCGCCCACGCCGTCGCGGCCAACCACCCCGACTCGGCCCTCATCGTGCTGCTCATCGACGAGCGTCCCGAGGAGGTCACCGACATGCAGCGCTCCGTCGACGGCGAAGTCGTCAGCTCGACCTTCGACGAGCCGGCCGAGCGTCACGTCCAGGTCGCCGAGATGGTCATCGAGAAGGCCAAGCGCCTCGTCGAGCACAAAAAGGATGTCGTCATCCTGCTCGACTCGATCACCCGTCTGGCCCGCGCCTACAACACCGTCGTTCCCCCGTCGGGCAAGATCCTGTCCGGTGGTGTCGACTCCAACGCGCTGCACAAGCCCAAGCGCTTCTTCGGCGCCGCGCGTAATATCGAAGAGGGCGGCAGCCTCACGATCATCGCCACCGCGCTGATCGACACCGGCAGCCGCATGGACGAAGTCATCTTCGAGGAGTTCAAAGGAACCGGTAACAGCGAGCTGCACCTCGACCGCAAGCTCATGGAAAAGCGCATCTTCCCGTGCCTCAACATCAACAAGTCGGGCACGCGTAAGGAAGAGCTCCTGATGAACGATCAGCAGCTCAACCGCGTCTGGATCTTGCGCCAGCTCCTGCACCCGCTCAACGTGGTCGACTCCATGGAGTTCCTGCTCGACAAAATGGGCAAGACCGACTCCAACGAGGAGTTCCTTAACAGCATGAGCGGCTAGGGTCTGCATTGGCGTTGCCATTGCAGGAGCGCAGCGATGCCCCCGGTCGCCTTCGCTCCCGGCACCCCGCGCGGAGCGGCGGGGTGCGTATGGTCGGCCTTTCACAAGTGGTCAGTTTTCGGACCTTCGAGTTCGAACCACTTTCGAGAGAGCAACCATGACCACCCCCGCCGCCTCGCGCGGGGGTGGCGGCGCGTAGGCGCCGGGGGGCATCTGTACTACCGGCTACCACCTACAACCAAAGCCCCTCCATGTTCGCCAAACTAGACGAAGTCCAAGGCCGCTACCGCGAGCTCAACAGCATGCTCGCCGATCCTTCTGTCGCCAGCGATCCGCAGCAGTATCAGAAGCTCGCCAAAGAGCATGCGCATCTGCAGGAGATCGTCGACGCCTACAAGCGTTTTCGCGCGGTCGAAGAGGAGCTCGAGGACAACAAGTCCCTGCTCTCCGAGGACGACCCCGAGCTCAAGGAGATGGCGCGCGCCGAGATCGCCCGCCTCGACGCCGAGCGCGAGGAGCTCGAAGAGCGGATCACGCGGCTTTTGATCCCCAAGGACCCCCTCGACGAGAAGAATATTCTCATCGAGGTCCGCGCAGGCACCGGCGGCGACGAGGCGGCGCTCTTCGCCGCAGATCTCTTCCGCATGTACGACCGCTACGCGGCCAACCAGGGCTGGAAGGTGGACATCGTCGAGGCGAGCGAGACCGACACCGGCGGCTTCCGCCAGATCGTCGCGCTCATCGAGGGCGACGACGTCTACAGCAAGCTCAAGTACGAAGGCGGCACCCACCGCGTCCAGCGCGTGCCGGAGACCGAGACCCAGGGCCGCATCCACACGTCCGCGTGCACGGTGGCGATCTTGCCCGAGGCCGAAGACGTCGAGCTCGACCTCGACATGAACGACCTCAAGATCGACACCTATCGCTCGTCGGGCCCCGGCGGCCAGTCGGTCAACACGACCGACTCGGCGATCCGCATCACCCACGAGCCCACCGGCCTGGTGGTCACCTGCCAGGACGAAAAGAGCCAGCACAAAAACAAGGCCAAGGCCCTCAAGGTCCTCAAGACTCGCCTGCTCGAGCAAAAGCGCGAGGCCCAGCACCAAGAACGCGCCGCCGAGCGCCGCGAGCAGGTCGGCAGCGGCGACCGCTCCGAGCGCATCCGCACGTATAACTTCCCTCAGTCGCGTATCACTGATCACCGCATCGGCTACACGACGCGGCGTTTGGAAGATGTACTGAATGGAGACGTCGACGAGGTGCTCGTACCGGTGCACGAGCATTTTCAGGCCGAGAAGTTAAAGGCGCTGAACGACGAATAGTGGTTGAGTGGTTCGGTGGCTAAGTGGTTTCTTGATTGGTGATGCACGGCCGTTCGAGGGTTTCCTGCGTAGAGACCTCCAGGCCAAACCGCTCCGAGCCGGAATGCCCTGCAGCCAAGAAACCACTCAACCACCGAACCACTCAACCACCGCTCAATTGAGCAGAAGCTGCTTCTTGGCGCGATCCCCACTATCCGACACCACCTCACGCGCCCACCGAACGACCAAGTCGCCCGTGCGCTCCGAGCCGCCGGCGGCTTTGTTATTTCGTACATACATCGGCTTTTCGATCGTCACCTTGATCGGGAACGTGGGCATGTCCTCTTGGTTGCCGACGAGTAGCCCGGCCGTCTGACCGGCCGACTTGTTGTGCCGAATCGCCACGTCCCGTGTGGTAAAGACGAACGGGAGCTTGAAGTCAGTGCGATTCATCAGCCCCTCCATCTCGGCGTTCGACTCCGACAGACAGAACAACCCGCCGCCCTCGCCGCCCTGGGCGACATTCTCCTCGACATAGCAACCGTCGCTGAGCACCAGGCTCGCGTTGATCGCACCTGCAGCGCCGCCTCTCCCGGCCGTCTCATTGGCCCGAAACCGCGTCTCCTTGGCCATGAACTGCCCACCCTTGAGGCTCGCCACCGCGCCGCCCACCCCGTCGTTGGCGAGGCTTTGGTTCTCGACGAACTTCGCCCCCATCACCTGCGCGACGGCCAGTCCAATAATCGCAAGCGCGCCGCCGTCGGAGCCGGCCTCGTTGGCGAAAAACTTCGAGCCCTTCGCCTTGAGCGTCGCTCGACAGCCCGTCCAGCCGGCCACAAAGACCGCCCCGCCCACGCGCGCCTGGTTTTTCTTGAAGGAGTTGCCCGAGTCACGGCTGTCGAACACGGCTTGGGCGCCGAGCAACGCCAACGCACCGCCCGAAATCTTGCCCCTGTTTTCCAAGAACTTGCAGTCGGTGAACTTGATCTTCGAGCGCACCGCCGCCAGCGCACCACCCTGGCCGGGCCCGTGGCGCCAGTCCTCGAGTTTGACGACGTCCGGGCGCACCGTCAGCCGGTCCTCGGCGGTCGCCTCGTTGCCCCGAAACCCGACCGCGTCGAGTTGCAGGGGCCCGGAGGCGTCGACCACGAAGATCGCCCCGCCGAGTGTCGACGTGTTGTCCTCGAAGCGCGTCTTCTCGATACGCAGCGTGCCACCTCGCACAAACACCGCCCCTCCACGCACCGCCTTGTTATGGCGAAATCGGCAGCCGACCACCTGCGCGGCGGTCTGTTTGGTGCCGCCGCCACAGTCGACAAAGTGCATCCCACCTTGCGTGAAGTCCTCGATCGCGCAGTGGACCACGGCCAGCCCGGTACAGTGCTCGGCGACCAAGCCCTGTTGGCGTACGCCCTCGCGGCCGACCACATGGCAGCCAAAGATCCCCTGGCGTTGGCCGTGCTCGAACTTGATCGCGAACTCGGCGTCGGCCGGAGGCAACAGCGTGACGCGGTCGGGGTGGCCCACCTCCTGCTGGGCGACCAGCCAGTCCAGATGCTGGCGAATGCTCCCCTCGGCCGGCAGGCGGTGGTTGACCAGCGAGACGTGCGTGGGCACGAAGAGCCGCTCCTGGTACACCCCCGGCGATACTCGCACCTGCACCGGCCCGCGCGTCGTGGTGAACAGCTTGCTGGCACGGTCGAGCGCGGCCTGGATGGTCTCGAAGGGCCGCTCGGGATTGCCCACCCGCGAATCCAGGTCGTCCATGGCATCACTCGCCGCCAGATTCGACGGGTCGACGTACAGGACGGGAGCGTCCTCGAGGCCCGGCGGGCAATAAAACCCGTCGATATCGGCCCCCGCCCCGCGGCCGCGCGGCCGCGCCTTCTCGGCCTCCTGGCGCACGTCCTCCTCCTCCTCCTCGAGGTAGTTGATGAGCGCGTCCAGGTCTTCTTCAGGCCCCTCCTCGCCGGGCAGGTCGATTTCGAGTTCTTGGCTGATCGTGATCGCTTCCGGGACGCCTCCACGACCACCCCCCGCACGACTCGAGGTCTCCATGCTGCGCCGGTCGCCGGTGTGCTGGCCTACCGGCGCGTCGCCGCGCGGCACGATTGGGCGGCTCTCGTTGCGCTTGGCAATCGCGCGGCTGATCAGCATCAGCAGCAGCGCCGCCACGCTCACGCCCCACCCCGCCTTTCGCTCCCCGAGCGGATGCCGCTGCCGACACACCGGCTCGGCGGCGCCGAGTCGGTCGAAAAACCCGGTCGACGCCGTCGGCATCTTGCGATTGCGCGCCTCCTGAGCCAGCGTCAACGCACTGCCGTCGTTCTGGACGGGCGCAGGCAGATCTCCGCTCTGCGCGCTCGAAATCGAGCACTCCGCCCACGGATACAACGCGTAACTCCCCGCCAAAAACGCGACTACGATCGCGAAGTGGCCCACCGACCGCCAATTGATTGAATTCATTGAGATCCCCTCATATCGCACAGCAACGCTGTACCCTATGAGTATCGTGTTCTATGGTGTTTGGGAAGATCTTTAGGGATCCTATCAAAAACCGATCATGGTCGTGACTCCGACCACATAGGCCCCCGTTGCCTCGCACGGGGGAAGGCCCCCCGGGGGCATCGTTCCTAACCAGCAATGCCATCAACCGAAGTTCAGCCATGCGCCAAATCGCCACTATCAACGTCTCCGCTCTCACCCAAAACGGCGACGCCCAAAGCTTCGACTACACCGACGCCTTCGGCCGCCCCGCCAAAGGCCTCCTGCTGCGCTGGGCCGGCGAACTCCGCGCCTTCCGCAACCTGTGCCCCCACTGGTCGATGCCCCTCGACGCCGACACCGGCGAGTTCTTCGACGCCAACAAAAGCGCCCTGTTGTGCAAGATGCACGGCGCCCGGTTCGACCCTGCCAACGGCGAATGCATCATGGGCCCCTGCGAGGGCGATCGCCTCGAGGCACTGCAGGTCGAGGTGAGCGACGACGGCAACACGGCGACGATCCGGCGCGGCCGGACGTTGTCGTTTTAGGTACGAGAAGCAATACGTAGCTTGCAGACGCCCCCCATCCGCCTCGTGCTAAACCGCGCACTCGGCACCTTCCCCACGGGGGAAGGGATGCCACTGCGAAAAGCCACGTACTTCAAATGAGCTAAG
It encodes:
- a CDS encoding right-handed parallel beta-helix repeat-containing protein; the encoded protein is MNSINWRSVGHFAIVVAFLAGSYALYPWAECSISSAQSGDLPAPVQNDGSALTLAQEARNRKMPTASTGFFDRLGAAEPVCRQRHPLGERKAGWGVSVAALLLMLISRAIAKRNESRPIVPRGDAPVGQHTGDRRSMETSSRAGGGRGGVPEAITISQELEIDLPGEEGPEEDLDALINYLEEEEEDVRQEAEKARPRGRGAGADIDGFYCPPGLEDAPVLYVDPSNLAASDAMDDLDSRVGNPERPFETIQAALDRASKLFTTTRGPVQVRVSPGVYQERLFVPTHVSLVNHRLPAEGSIRQHLDWLVAQQEVGHPDRVTLLPPADAEFAIKFEHGQRQGIFGCHVVGREGVRQQGLVAEHCTGLAVVHCAIEDFTQGGMHFVDCGGGTKQTAAQVVGCRFRHNKAVRGGAVFVRGGTLRIEKTRFEDNTSTLGGAIFVVDASGPLQLDAVGFRGNEATAEDRLTVRPDVVKLEDWRHGPGQGGALAAVRSKIKFTDCKFLENRGKISGGALALLGAQAVFDSRDSGNSFKKNQARVGGAVFVAGWTGCRATLKAKGSKFFANEAGSDGGALAIIGLAVAQVMGAKFVENQSLANDGVGGAVASLKGGQFMAKETRFRANETAGRGGAAGAINASLVLSDGCYVEENVAQGGEGGGLFCLSESNAEMEGLMNRTDFKLPFVFTTRDVAIRHNKSAGQTAGLLVGNQEDMPTFPIKVTIEKPMYVRNNKAAGGSERTGDLVVRWAREVVSDSGDRAKKQLLLN
- the prfA gene encoding peptide chain release factor 1 — encoded protein: MFAKLDEVQGRYRELNSMLADPSVASDPQQYQKLAKEHAHLQEIVDAYKRFRAVEEELEDNKSLLSEDDPELKEMARAEIARLDAEREELEERITRLLIPKDPLDEKNILIEVRAGTGGDEAALFAADLFRMYDRYAANQGWKVDIVEASETDTGGFRQIVALIEGDDVYSKLKYEGGTHRVQRVPETETQGRIHTSACTVAILPEAEDVELDLDMNDLKIDTYRSSGPGGQSVNTTDSAIRITHEPTGLVVTCQDEKSQHKNKAKALKVLKTRLLEQKREAQHQERAAERREQVGSGDRSERIRTYNFPQSRITDHRIGYTTRRLEDVLNGDVDEVLVPVHEHFQAEKLKALNDE
- the rho gene encoding transcription termination factor Rho — translated: MNLKELKEKKIGELTKMAKEAKIDGASNMRKQELIFALLQAQTEKDGQIYGEGVLEILPDGFGFLRAPDYNYLPGPDDIYVSPSQIRRFNLRTGDTVSGQIRPPKDNERYFALLKVEAVNYDDPEDSRDKILFDNLTPLYPQERIELECEPDNYSLRILDLLTPIGKGQRALIVAPPRTGKTVLLQDIAHAVAANHPDSALIVLLIDERPEEVTDMQRSVDGEVVSSTFDEPAERHVQVAEMVIEKAKRLVEHKKDVVILLDSITRLARAYNTVVPPSGKILSGGVDSNALHKPKRFFGAARNIEEGGSLTIIATALIDTGSRMDEVIFEEFKGTGNSELHLDRKLMEKRIFPCLNINKSGTRKEELLMNDQQLNRVWILRQLLHPLNVVDSMEFLLDKMGKTDSNEEFLNSMSG
- a CDS encoding Rieske (2Fe-2S) protein yields the protein MRQIATINVSALTQNGDAQSFDYTDAFGRPAKGLLLRWAGELRAFRNLCPHWSMPLDADTGEFFDANKSALLCKMHGARFDPANGECIMGPCEGDRLEALQVEVSDDGNTATIRRGRTLSF
- a CDS encoding Rne/Rng family ribonuclease — protein: MSDLLVVNSTSAETRVALVEDGIISEFYIERKRDRDVVGNIYKGKVVRVLPGMQASFIDVAQQKAGFLHVSDFYDFEEDLAAFVDEDAELWPPPSRSQNKKRVNIQDVLNEGEEIMVQVSKEPIGTKGARLTSHISIPGRFLVFMPTVSHIGISRRISSDKKRKRLRKIVEEQRQPGTGFIVRTVSENASEEMIRREIDVLTKQWEEILEKCSRVKAPYLLYEEPDLLLRVARDLFTPNLERLVVDDKEAYERVRNYVEKFMPEYVDFIDLYDYDEPIFDAFGIEPEINGALSRHVELESGGELVFDKTEALTSIDINTGKFVGSSSLEETIFKTNLEAVDEIVYQLRLRNIGGIIIIDFIDMEEAGHREKVYRALEEALKKDRVTTNALAISDFGLVEMTRKRVRESLHQFLCEPCEYCDSRGFVKSKETVAYELIRELKREIPLIKEEDIYIQASPQVIQVLRGVERKALDKLAKDAGKKFHYKSQSDRHMESFEIAGAS